One region of Arcobacter sp. CECT 8983 genomic DNA includes:
- the dapE gene encoding succinyl-diaminopimelate desuccinylase, whose amino-acid sequence MTVIELFQKLLRFKSVTPDDDGAFDFIEEYLGEEWTCINIDREDTKNRFYYKKFNDNPQHLCFAGHIDVVPPGEGWDGDPFAADIIDGVITARGAQDMKSGDAAFLYACKHAKNFDGTLSILMTSDEEGEGTYGTIKALEHLKEIDFIPQYAVVAEPTCEEVFGDAIKVGRRGSINGYITIKGKQGHAAYPEKCINPVHNFAEILPKLAGHNLDDGDEYFAPSKMVITDIRGGMQVTNVTPNELKLMFNVRNSTNTTRESVEEFIHKNLEGLEYDFRTTQGSFPFVTNKESKVVKAMETSIQKVLGVTTKHSTHGGTSDARYFGAFGIEAIEFGVINDTIHSVGERTTVKEVEGLADVYVDLIKNF is encoded by the coding sequence ATGACAGTTATAGAATTATTTCAAAAATTATTAAGGTTTAAATCTGTTACTCCTGATGATGATGGAGCATTTGATTTTATAGAGGAGTATTTAGGCGAGGAATGGACTTGCATAAATATCGATAGAGAAGATACTAAAAACAGATTTTATTATAAAAAGTTTAATGACAATCCTCAGCACCTATGTTTTGCAGGACATATTGATGTTGTACCTCCAGGTGAGGGTTGGGATGGTGATCCCTTTGCTGCTGATATTATAGATGGAGTAATTACTGCAAGAGGTGCCCAAGATATGAAAAGTGGTGATGCTGCCTTTTTATATGCTTGTAAACATGCAAAAAACTTTGATGGAACACTTTCAATTTTAATGACAAGTGATGAAGAGGGTGAAGGAACTTACGGAACTATCAAAGCCTTAGAACACTTAAAAGAAATTGACTTCATACCACAATATGCAGTTGTAGCAGAACCAACTTGTGAAGAAGTTTTTGGTGATGCAATTAAAGTAGGGCGAAGAGGAAGTATCAATGGATATATCACTATCAAAGGAAAGCAAGGGCATGCTGCATATCCTGAAAAATGTATAAATCCTGTGCATAACTTTGCAGAGATTTTACCAAAATTAGCTGGACATAATCTTGATGATGGAGATGAATATTTTGCTCCTAGTAAAATGGTTATCACTGATATAAGAGGTGGTATGCAAGTTACAAACGTAACTCCAAATGAGTTAAAACTTATGTTCAATGTAAGAAACTCAACAAATACTACAAGAGAATCAGTAGAAGAGTTTATTCATAAAAATCTTGAAGGTTTAGAGTATGACTTTAGGACAACTCAAGGCTCTTTTCCATTTGTTACAAACAAAGAATCAAAAGTAGTAAAAGCTATGGAAACTTCAATCCAAAAGGTACTTGGAGTAACTACAAAACACTCAACACACGGTGGAACTTCTGATGCCAGATATTTTGGAGCCTTTGGAATAGAAGCTATAGAGTTTGGAGTTATAAATGATACTATTCACTCTGTAGGTGAGAGAACAACAGTTAAAGAGGTTGAAGGTTTAGCTGATGTTTATGTGGACTTGATTAAAAACTTTTAG